The genomic window GAGGCTTGGCGATGGCAATGGGAACTTTCTTTGGCAACTGTTACAGCTCGAGCTTGGGGCGAGCGGCATAGCTCCTGGCATAGGCCCAAGAGGGGTAAGAGTACGACCAAGGCCAAGCCCAATATGATTGACTGTTTAGCTAGTTTTTGCGATCGTAGCCTCATACTTTGTTCATTGTATATACGTATTAAGAGAAATTTCAATCTTAATTTTTTTAGTATATGTCATTGCGAACCCCCTTGGGGTGAAGCAATCCCACCGGTTGGGCAGAAGAGATTGCTTCACCCTGCTGGGTTCGCAATGACAGAGGTAGAGGCTTTTATGCCAGACTCTCCCACTTTTATTGAATCGTTAGCTGCGGATGTACTTAAAGTCCCGCCACCTAAGGCCTTTGTTGAGCAGGCCAACCTAAAATCAAAGCGAGAATTTGAAACCCTCTATGTTCGTTCTTTAATGGAACCGCAGGCCTTTTGGTTAGAACAGGCCAAGCGATTAAACTGGAAAAAATTTCCTAGTCAAAGCCTTCGTTATGATTGGGATGTGGCTAAGGGCAAGCTTTCGCAGCAGTGGTTTGAAGATGGCACCTTGAATGTAGCCTCTAATTGTTTAGATCGTCATCTGCCGGTGCGGGCAAATAAAATTGCCATCTTGTGGCAGGGGGAACGTGACGAAGAGGTGCGCAAAATCACCTACGGTGAATTAACTCAAGCCGTCTGCCAATTGGCGAATGTTTTAACTGCACAAGGTATACAAAAGGGCGATCGAGTTTGTATTTACCTCCCTATGATTCCAGAAGCTGCGATCGCCATGCTCGCTTGCGCGCGGATTGGCGCCATTCATTCCGTGGTCTTTGGGGGATTTTCGGCGCAAGCGCTGCAACATCGCATTCAAGATGCTCAATGCAAATTGTTGATCACGGCCGATGTAGGCTATCGGGGTGGCAAAGAAATTCCCCTTAAAAAAATTGCAGATGAAGCCTTGCGAGGCTGTCCTTCGATCGAAAAGGTGATCGTGGTAAAAAGAGGCATAGGCGAATGTAATTTAAATAGTACGCGTGAGTTGTGGTGGCACGAACTGATAGAAAAAAGTTCAACGAGTCACCAAGCGCTGCCCTTTGAAGCCGAACAACCCTTATTTATTCTTTACACCTCCGGTTCTACGGGCAAGCCTAAAGGCGTGTTGCACACCAGTGCCGGTTATTTGCTGTTTGCCAACTTAACTCACGATTATATTTTTGATCACCATGAAAATGATTTGTTCTGGTGCACGGCCGATGTGGGCTGGGTGACCGGCCATTCTTATTTAGTTTATGGGCCGCTTTCGAATGGGGCGACGGTGCTGATGTTTGAAGGCATTCCCACTTATCCCGATGCGGGTCGGTTTTGGCAGGTGATTCAAAAACATAAGGTGACGGTTTTTTATACCGCGCCCACAGCCATTCGCGCCTTGATGCGTGAAGGCGAGCATTGGCCTGCGCAATACGATTTAAGTTCATTACGTTTGTTAGGTAGCGTGGGGGAACCGATTAATCCCCAGGCCTGGGTTTGGTATCATGAACATATTGGTAAAAAGCGTTGCCCCATTGTCGACACCTGGTGGCAAACCGAAACGGGTGGGATTTTGATCAGCCCGCTTCCCGGCGTGCATACTTTAAAAGCGGGCAGTGCAGGGCACCCGTTCTTTGGCATTGAACCGGTGATTTTGCGCGATGATGGTTTGGAGTGTGAAGCGGGCGAGGGAGGTAAGTTGTGTATTAAAAAACCGTGGCCCGGTATGGCGCGCACCATGTGGGGCGATCATGAACGGTTTATTCAAACTTATTTTACGACTTATAAAAATTTATATTTTACCGGTGATGGTTGTAAAATTGATGAAGATGGCGATTATTGGTTGATGGGACGCATTGATGATGTGGTGAACATTTCTGGCCATCGCTTGGGAACCGCTGAGGTGGAAAGTGCTCTCGTGGGGCATGATTTGGTGGCCGAGGCTGCGGTGGTACCCATGCCGCATCCTATCAAAGGGCAATCCATTTATGCCTTTGTAACACCGGTCGAAGGCCAAACCCCAACCGATGAATTGCGCAAAAAATTGATCCAACATATTCGTAACAGCATTGGCCCCATTGCCGTGCCGGAGGTCATTCAGTTTGCCGATAGCTTACCCAAAACCCGTAGCGGTAAAATCATGCGCCGCATTTTACGAAAAATTGTAGAAGGGGATTTAGAACATTTGGGGGATGTGTCAACTTTGGCCGATCCTACGGTAGTGGAAAAATTAATAAAGGCCAAAGGCCCTTCTTAATTTATAATAGTGCAGCGCAGCCTTCCATGCTGTTGCTTCGTAACTTAGTTTAGGAGTTCCTGGGGGAATGACTTGTTCAAACTTAGGATGTAGGTAAGGAGAATCAGACAAGAAATATTTTACGTCAGTGAAAAGATGAAAATCGAATAAGCTCAATGTTGCATCCCTGACATTAGCTCCAACAAAATCATCAGGCGAATTGATTAACCAAGCCCCTGGGCCCATGTAACGATTTTCAAGAATACTTAAGTAATTCAGCAAAGGATGAACAATATGAAGTTTGTTGGTAAGATCGGTAATGTAAGTATGATCACAGACCGAAGTTTTTAGGTAAGCCCGTGGGATGGGTGCATATTCGTCATTTTTATTCTTGCCAATGGCATAGGTCCACATCAGAGAAAATTGGGGTTGATAAGAGGATAAACCCTCCTTTAGCCAGTAGTATGCAGTAGAGGCTGCGGCAGCGCTTGTGGAATAAGGAAAGGCTCTAATCCAACTGTCGGTTGCATAAGGTGGTGAAGAATTATAAAGTTGAAGTAATTGATTAGCGATTTGAGCGGGGTTGAAACTTTCGCAAGGAGAAGCTTGTGGTGAAGGACCTGTTTCGTGAGGAGGAGTGATTGTGCTAGTTATACTTACCGAAGCTGAGGCCGGAACGGGAGGACTCATTTTTAAACCCCTTCTACCCCCAGCTTTTCTACTCCTCTGATTATCGTCATTTATTGAAGAGAGTTGTGATTTTTTTTAATTGAGTTGTTGCGGCTAAAATCTTACAATAAAGCGTCAATCAAGGGTAGTTGGGTTTAAAATTCCATGCAAGAATTTGAATACCGCAAAATTGGTTTAGAGCAAGATTTAAATTGGGCCATGTGGTGCCACTTGAGTGCGTTGTTGGCCTGTTGGATTCCCATGGCCCAATTTTTGGGACCCTTTATTATTTGGCTCACTCGCCATAAAGATTCACTATTGGTTGACGAACATGGCAAGGCGGCCATGAATTACAATCTTTCTATTATCGTTTATACGATTTTATTTATTTTATTAATTTTCTTTATTCGCAACGATTGGGTGCGGATTATTTTGGGGAGTGTTTATTTGCTTTGGATCTTGGCTTCGCCCATCTTTATCATTATGGCGGCCTGCCGGGCCAAGAAGGGTAAGAGCTTTGTGTATCCCCTTTCCATCGAATTTTTCAAACCCCGGCCTAAATACTAAACCTCCCTACCTCATCAAAGACGTCTTTTAGGGGTAAATTGGGGTTTTTTGTCCCCAAACTCAAGAGATATGCCTGAACGACTCACGAAAAGGTCAATGATTACAAAGTAGTAAATAGTCAAGTTGTGGCATAATTTCTGCACGCTCAAGTTGGACTGGGTAGAATGGTACTAATTGGGGGAATATGGTTTTACCTGTAGGGTTAGCATTACTAGGGGCAGTTCTTTTTGAAGAAGATTGGGTCGACGAGGCATCTCTTCATCAACCTTTCGCTCATGGATCTTCTGATTTTCCTAAGAACATCATCGATGAATTTAAAAAGGTGACCGATGGATTTTCTCATTTGGCATTTCAGGTGCCTTGGTTTGCGAGAGAATTTTTTTCTGTGGCCTCGGTTACGGCGGATTATCTTCTTACGGATGCTTTGTTAGAAGAGGCACTCAATTTGGTTGAAGAGCACCATCTTGATGCAGAAATGGGGATGGTGGTTCGAGAAAGGGTTTTTGAATTATCGGAACAAAATAAAAACAGCAATGAAGAAGTTAAACTTAAGTCAGAACTGTTATTGGGGCAACTGTATTTGTGGATTGAGGTCAATCAACTAAAATTTGCCGAGCCCGATAGGAAGAGGCCTGCTGGCCATGAATATACTCATTCAAAATTAGTCGATGGCGTGCGAGGTAAAATTCTTTTGTCCCTGCGGTTGAAAGATTCAGCGTTATATCACGAAGCCCAGCGTAAATTTTTCATCTTAAAAGAATTGGCCGATCATTTAGAACGCAAGGTTGAGCTGG from Deltaproteobacteria bacterium includes these protein-coding regions:
- the acs gene encoding acetate--CoA ligase codes for the protein MPDSPTFIESLAADVLKVPPPKAFVEQANLKSKREFETLYVRSLMEPQAFWLEQAKRLNWKKFPSQSLRYDWDVAKGKLSQQWFEDGTLNVASNCLDRHLPVRANKIAILWQGERDEEVRKITYGELTQAVCQLANVLTAQGIQKGDRVCIYLPMIPEAAIAMLACARIGAIHSVVFGGFSAQALQHRIQDAQCKLLITADVGYRGGKEIPLKKIADEALRGCPSIEKVIVVKRGIGECNLNSTRELWWHELIEKSSTSHQALPFEAEQPLFILYTSGSTGKPKGVLHTSAGYLLFANLTHDYIFDHHENDLFWCTADVGWVTGHSYLVYGPLSNGATVLMFEGIPTYPDAGRFWQVIQKHKVTVFYTAPTAIRALMREGEHWPAQYDLSSLRLLGSVGEPINPQAWVWYHEHIGKKRCPIVDTWWQTETGGILISPLPGVHTLKAGSAGHPFFGIEPVILRDDGLECEAGEGGKLCIKKPWPGMARTMWGDHERFIQTYFTTYKNLYFTGDGCKIDEDGDYWLMGRIDDVVNISGHRLGTAEVESALVGHDLVAEAAVVPMPHPIKGQSIYAFVTPVEGQTPTDELRKKLIQHIRNSIGPIAVPEVIQFADSLPKTRSGKIMRRILRKIVEGDLEHLGDVSTLADPTVVEKLIKAKGPS
- a CDS encoding DUF4870 domain-containing protein; this encodes MQEFEYRKIGLEQDLNWAMWCHLSALLACWIPMAQFLGPFIIWLTRHKDSLLVDEHGKAAMNYNLSIIVYTILFILLIFFIRNDWVRIILGSVYLLWILASPIFIIMAACRAKKGKSFVYPLSIEFFKPRPKY